Genomic window (Agromyces mariniharenae):
CTGACGCTGCGGATGTAGTCGGCGTTCGCCTGCTGGGCGTCTCGGACGCGTGCCATGTTGCGCTCGGCCATCCCGCGCCCGCGCGCGATCAGGTAGACCAGCGCCGCCAGGAACGGCAGGAACACGAGGAAGATCAGCCACAGCGCCTTGCCCCACCCGTTCAGGGTGTGGTCGCGGAAGATGTCGATCACGATCGAGATGAAGATCCAGATGCACGCGAAGAG
Coding sequences:
- a CDS encoding SHOCT domain-containing protein → MDDDRTTKGRTMNFWEFLVWLFWVYILFACIWIFISIVIDIFRDHTLNGWGKALWLIFLVFLPFLAALVYLIARGRGMAERNMARVRDAQQANADYIRSVSGSAASPTAEIEKAQQMLAAGTITQAEFDALKAKALAA